From a single Gimesia fumaroli genomic region:
- the glgB gene encoding 1,4-alpha-glucan branching protein GlgB: MGQSSHFETNQNRSVAPWRVKRRHSKPQARRPLFTPAELHALKTGMHCTMYNSMGAHPDEVNGIKGTRFAVWAPNAQEVCVICDKNHWKHGENYLNSSDAGVWSGFFPEISDGDAYKFSLRGQNGEFFEKSDPYAFYSELRPKTASIVYNLENFPWQDTQWIDKRKEVNWHDQPISIYEVHLGSWKRPKDGRQFFTYRELAKQLVEYVKQMGYTHIQLMPITEHPFDGSWGYQTTGYFSPTSRFGTPHDLMYFVDYCHQADIGVLFDWVPGHFPTDGHSLGRFDGTCLYEHEDPRKGFHPDWGTYIFNYGRNEIRDFLLSSAHFWIDKYHFDGLRVDAVASMLYLDYSRQEGEWVPNSSGGRENLEAIQFLKDANTSLHGEYPGILTIAEESTSWGGVSHPVYNGGLGFNMKWDMGWMNDTLRYMHFDPIYRSHHQGELSFRMIYAFTENFVLPLSHDEVVHGKRSLLSQMPGDLWQQFANLRLLYGYQYTMPGKKLLFMGGELAQWHEWDHDNELDWKLIGHDHHDGIRRLIGDLNYLYRSEKSLFETDFNSSGFSWIQCDDSKNSVFAFQRISAESEENVIVIANFTPVPRDGYRIGVPKAGFYNEIINSDAEIYGGSNIGNAGGVYSEKINSHGLDHSITLNLPPLGLLIMKPVTTNKQLDQKKKESPT, encoded by the coding sequence ATGGGTCAATCCTCTCACTTTGAAACAAATCAGAACCGATCGGTGGCCCCCTGGCGCGTCAAGCGGCGGCATAGCAAGCCCCAAGCCAGACGACCTTTATTTACACCTGCAGAACTTCATGCACTTAAGACTGGAATGCACTGTACTATGTATAATTCAATGGGCGCACACCCTGACGAAGTCAATGGGATCAAAGGAACTCGATTTGCCGTCTGGGCTCCCAATGCACAAGAAGTATGTGTGATTTGTGACAAGAATCACTGGAAGCACGGGGAAAACTATCTCAATTCCAGTGATGCGGGTGTCTGGTCCGGATTTTTTCCGGAAATCTCTGACGGAGACGCCTACAAGTTCAGTCTGCGGGGGCAAAACGGTGAGTTTTTCGAGAAAAGTGATCCCTACGCGTTCTACTCAGAACTGCGTCCCAAAACGGCATCTATCGTTTACAATCTCGAAAATTTCCCCTGGCAAGATACGCAATGGATCGACAAGCGCAAAGAAGTCAACTGGCACGACCAGCCGATCTCGATCTATGAAGTGCACCTCGGCTCCTGGAAACGTCCTAAAGACGGACGCCAGTTCTTTACCTATCGCGAGTTAGCAAAACAGCTCGTCGAATATGTGAAACAGATGGGTTACACGCATATTCAATTGATGCCGATCACAGAGCATCCCTTTGATGGTTCCTGGGGTTATCAGACGACTGGTTACTTTTCCCCCACCAGTCGCTTTGGAACTCCACATGACCTGATGTATTTCGTCGATTACTGTCACCAGGCCGACATCGGCGTCCTGTTCGACTGGGTTCCCGGCCATTTCCCTACCGACGGTCACTCCCTGGGTCGCTTTGATGGGACCTGCCTGTACGAGCATGAAGATCCACGCAAAGGATTTCACCCGGACTGGGGTACGTACATCTTCAATTACGGCCGGAATGAAATCCGCGACTTCCTGCTCTCCAGTGCCCATTTCTGGATTGATAAATACCACTTTGACGGATTGAGAGTCGATGCCGTTGCCTCGATGCTCTACCTGGACTATTCACGCCAGGAAGGGGAATGGGTACCGAACTCCAGCGGGGGACGGGAAAATCTGGAAGCGATCCAGTTCCTGAAAGACGCCAATACCAGCCTGCACGGAGAATACCCCGGAATCCTGACGATTGCGGAAGAATCCACTTCCTGGGGCGGCGTTTCGCACCCGGTTTATAACGGCGGCCTGGGGTTCAATATGAAATGGGATATGGGCTGGATGAACGATACCCTCCGGTATATGCATTTCGATCCGATTTACCGCTCGCATCATCAGGGTGAGCTCTCTTTCAGAATGATCTATGCCTTTACTGAAAATTTTGTGCTGCCTTTATCCCACGATGAAGTCGTGCACGGCAAACGTTCGTTACTCTCGCAAATGCCCGGTGATCTATGGCAGCAGTTTGCGAATCTGCGACTGCTGTATGGTTACCAATACACCATGCCTGGCAAAAAACTGCTGTTCATGGGAGGCGAGTTAGCGCAATGGCACGAATGGGATCATGACAATGAACTCGACTGGAAACTGATTGGCCACGATCACCATGACGGAATCCGGCGTTTGATTGGTGACTTGAACTATCTATACCGCTCTGAAAAATCGCTGTTCGAAACCGATTTCAACTCGTCCGGTTTTTCCTGGATCCAATGCGACGATTCCAAAAACAGTGTATTCGCATTCCAGAGAATTTCCGCGGAAAGCGAAGAGAATGTGATTGTGATCGCGAATTTCACCCCTGTTCCGCGGGATGGCTATCGGATTGGCGTTCCCAAAGCCGGATTCTACAACGAAATTATCAATAGTGACGCGGAGATCTACGGCGGTTCGAACATCGGAAATGCAGGGGGGGTCTACAGCGAAAAGATCAACAGCCATGGCCTGGATCATAGTATCACTCTGAACCTGCCGCCATTGGGCCTACTGATCATGAAGCCGGTTACCACCAATAAGCAGCTGGATCAGAAGAAAAAAGAGAGTCCCACCTAA
- the hemE gene encoding uroporphyrinogen decarboxylase produces the protein MNSQMAENASYQNSRFMKAVRREPVDTTPIWIMRQAGRYLPEYMAVRNKTTFIDLCKTPSLAAEVTLTAQRVLGVDAAILFADLLPILEPMGLDLEYVKGEGPVIHNPLADSSHVDRLTDIADMNCLEFVFDAVKLIRADLPADIPLLGFAGCPFTLASYAIEGGSSKNYRRTKQMMYNDPGAWKALMDRFVDNLIVYLQRQIEAGCQAVQIFDSWAGCLSPEDYQQYVAPYTARLVAGVQEHAPVINFLTGNPALIPLQKQTGGQVFGLDWRINLADAWEILGPDVAVQGNLDPIALYADIPVLREKAKSVLDAAGGRNGHIFNLGHGVMPDMNPDNVKALVEIVHELGSR, from the coding sequence ATGAATTCTCAAATGGCGGAGAACGCCAGTTATCAGAATAGTCGTTTTATGAAAGCGGTCCGCCGCGAACCTGTAGACACCACGCCGATCTGGATTATGCGACAGGCGGGACGCTATTTACCCGAATACATGGCCGTACGTAACAAAACGACGTTCATCGATCTCTGCAAAACGCCTTCCCTGGCGGCGGAAGTCACGCTTACCGCACAACGGGTACTTGGTGTCGATGCCGCAATTCTGTTCGCCGATCTCTTACCAATTCTGGAACCGATGGGGCTCGACCTCGAATATGTCAAAGGAGAAGGCCCGGTCATTCACAATCCGCTCGCCGATTCCTCACACGTCGATCGGCTCACCGACATCGCCGATATGAATTGTCTGGAGTTCGTTTTCGATGCGGTCAAACTGATTCGTGCCGATTTGCCCGCCGACATTCCTCTGCTCGGCTTCGCCGGCTGTCCGTTTACACTGGCCAGCTACGCCATCGAGGGCGGCAGTTCGAAAAATTACCGCCGCACCAAACAGATGATGTATAACGACCCCGGTGCCTGGAAGGCGTTAATGGATCGCTTCGTCGATAATCTGATTGTCTATCTCCAACGGCAAATCGAAGCCGGCTGTCAGGCCGTGCAGATCTTCGACAGCTGGGCCGGTTGTCTTTCTCCTGAAGACTATCAGCAGTACGTGGCACCCTATACGGCAAGACTTGTCGCCGGCGTGCAGGAACATGCGCCGGTGATCAATTTCCTCACGGGAAACCCGGCGTTGATTCCATTACAGAAGCAGACGGGCGGTCAGGTGTTTGGTCTCGACTGGCGAATCAATCTGGCTGATGCCTGGGAGATTTTAGGCCCCGACGTCGCCGTGCAGGGGAACCTTGATCCGATTGCCCTCTATGCAGACATACCGGTGTTGAGAGAGAAAGCTAAGTCGGTTCTCGATGCCGCCGGCGGCCGGAACGGACACATTTTCAATCTCGGTCATGGCGTCATGCCCGACATGAATCCCGACAATGTAAAAGCCCTCGTCGAAATCGTGCATGAACTGGGCAGCCGATAA
- a CDS encoding DUF1598 domain-containing protein, with the protein MNLHSLEKISRIKVVRCVLTLFLVLCLSTAGLAQTNNGGNNTGGNNQNNNQQNAGGITIDADGVIAAPFRITQNSKQLNQRRLQAIAAQSLPGDVNQKSEFRKISLVQLEKVCQELKEKNQPIPPEVQYLAGLWRIDYLFVDREKNDLIIAGPAEGFAANAQNRVVGVETGRPPIRLDDLVIAFQSQDRGLTTGCSFDAKPQNLARMNEYIRRTNSASSAATAATRFKTMAQILGMQDVSVSGVPAGSHYARILVEADYMLKRISIGLEPSGIREIKSHLATLRGGGNSTQRWWFTPLYDAFTTTAERDAFQFSGQRLQMMSQEEFVNTAGQRTDAAQTRLSTTKYAQQFTKHFAKLADQHPTFAELQSITDLTVLAALIRKENLDQRVGWEHRFFSTASDYLVPAGNIPKQVPTAMNYKKAGRLMICLVGGGVTVNARAVVNQTEFVTSRDNSLDEKKTSVLERGQDKTVRWWWD; encoded by the coding sequence ATGAATCTCCACTCTCTCGAAAAGATCTCTCGGATCAAAGTCGTTCGATGCGTCCTGACTCTGTTTCTTGTATTGTGTCTCTCGACGGCAGGTCTGGCACAGACGAATAATGGCGGGAACAATACCGGCGGCAACAATCAGAATAATAATCAGCAGAACGCCGGCGGAATCACCATAGATGCTGACGGCGTGATAGCCGCACCGTTTCGCATTACTCAAAACAGCAAACAGTTGAATCAGCGTCGTCTGCAGGCGATCGCGGCGCAGTCACTGCCCGGTGATGTAAATCAGAAATCGGAGTTCCGCAAGATTTCGCTGGTGCAACTGGAGAAGGTCTGCCAGGAACTCAAAGAGAAAAATCAGCCGATCCCGCCCGAGGTTCAATATCTGGCCGGGTTATGGCGGATTGATTACCTGTTTGTGGATCGCGAGAAGAACGATCTGATTATTGCCGGTCCGGCAGAAGGGTTCGCGGCGAATGCGCAGAATCGGGTCGTTGGCGTGGAAACAGGGCGGCCGCCGATTCGATTAGATGATCTGGTCATTGCATTTCAATCGCAGGATCGCGGGCTGACGACCGGTTGTTCATTTGATGCGAAGCCGCAAAATCTGGCACGGATGAATGAATATATTCGTCGCACAAACTCCGCTTCCTCGGCAGCGACCGCGGCAACGCGATTTAAAACGATGGCGCAGATTCTGGGAATGCAGGATGTTTCGGTATCGGGTGTGCCCGCCGGTTCGCATTATGCCCGCATTCTGGTGGAAGCCGACTATATGTTGAAACGGATTTCGATTGGCCTGGAACCTTCGGGGATACGCGAAATCAAAAGCCATCTGGCGACGCTTCGCGGCGGTGGTAACAGTACGCAGCGCTGGTGGTTCACACCGCTGTATGATGCGTTTACTACGACGGCAGAGCGGGATGCGTTTCAGTTTTCCGGTCAGCGACTGCAGATGATGTCGCAGGAGGAGTTTGTCAACACAGCCGGGCAACGCACAGATGCCGCTCAGACGCGTCTTTCCACAACGAAGTATGCCCAGCAGTTCACGAAACACTTTGCCAAGCTGGCCGACCAGCATCCGACGTTCGCTGAATTGCAGTCAATTACGGACTTAACGGTGCTGGCAGCGTTGATCAGAAAAGAAAACCTGGATCAACGAGTGGGCTGGGAACATCGTTTCTTTTCGACAGCATCGGATTATCTGGTGCCTGCGGGAAATATCCCCAAACAGGTGCCGACCGCGATGAATTATAAAAAAGCGGGTCGGTTGATGATCTGTCTGGTGGGAGGTGGGGTAACGGTGAACGCCCGGGCTGTCGTCAACCAGACGGAGTTTGTGACGTCACGGGATAATTCGCTGGATGAGAAAAAAACGTCCGTACTGGAACGGGGGCAGGATAAAACAGTACGCTGGTGGTGGGATTGA
- a CDS encoding arylsulfatase: MRRAPLLKLVCLLLLSVVFTSGHLLQAASKPNVLLIMTDDQGWGDVRSHDNPLIETPNQDLLAKQGARFDRFFVSPVCAPTRAALLTGRYSLRTGVHGVTRGFENMRAEEVTIAEMLKSAGYATGAFGKWHNGRHYTMHPNGQGFDEFFGFCGGHWNSYFDTNLEHNKQPVETEGYITDVLTDKAIEFIKQNQERPFFCYVPYNAPHSPWIVPEKYWKKYANKGLDDKARCAYAMVDSVDENLGRLLKTLDEQNLADNTIVLFLTDNGPNSNRYNGGMLGRKGSIHEGGVRVPLFVRYPGTIKAGTVVKPIAAHIDILPTLLEFCGVEAMSEKPIDGKSLVPLLTNESNENWPARTLFVDRLFRNSIPGAELPFGSVRTDRWRAAFFRNKWSLYDMQTDPGQKNNVAKANPRVLKELKAAYQTWFNDVSAAGFEPIPIPVGHPKEKRSELPANESFLSPEVGEGITYSGKGNNGYANSWLEDWTDPAASAIWHLDVLKPGKYTVTLKYTCAKPDVGCEVKVSTGNQSLTATISQPHDPPKIGNQDRVEQSDNYMRKDWSTIKLGTLDLKKGCSDLKLTGVKKTGNELIDVKGIELTRE, from the coding sequence ATGAGACGCGCGCCTTTGTTGAAACTGGTCTGTTTGTTGTTGCTGTCTGTTGTTTTTACTTCGGGTCACTTGCTGCAGGCGGCTTCTAAGCCGAATGTGTTGCTGATCATGACAGACGACCAAGGCTGGGGCGATGTGCGTTCGCATGACAATCCATTGATTGAAACGCCGAATCAGGATCTGCTGGCGAAGCAGGGGGCGCGGTTTGATCGTTTTTTTGTCTCGCCCGTTTGTGCGCCGACGCGGGCCGCTTTGCTGACGGGGCGTTACAGTTTGCGAACCGGCGTGCATGGTGTGACGCGCGGCTTTGAAAATATGCGGGCCGAGGAAGTCACCATTGCCGAGATGTTGAAATCAGCCGGTTATGCGACGGGTGCGTTTGGAAAGTGGCACAACGGGCGTCACTATACGATGCATCCCAATGGGCAGGGCTTTGACGAATTCTTTGGTTTTTGCGGCGGTCACTGGAACAGTTATTTCGATACGAATCTGGAACACAATAAACAGCCGGTTGAGACAGAAGGCTACATCACCGATGTTTTGACCGACAAGGCGATCGAATTCATCAAACAGAATCAAGAGCGGCCGTTCTTCTGTTATGTGCCTTATAACGCACCGCATTCACCCTGGATTGTTCCCGAGAAATACTGGAAGAAGTACGCGAACAAAGGCCTGGATGACAAAGCCCGCTGTGCTTACGCGATGGTGGACAGTGTCGACGAGAACCTGGGCCGCCTGCTCAAAACGCTTGATGAACAGAACCTGGCCGACAATACAATTGTGTTGTTTCTGACCGACAATGGGCCGAACAGCAATCGCTATAACGGCGGCATGCTGGGCCGCAAGGGATCGATTCATGAAGGAGGCGTTCGGGTGCCTTTGTTCGTGCGTTATCCGGGAACAATCAAAGCGGGAACTGTCGTCAAGCCGATCGCCGCCCACATTGATATCTTGCCAACGCTGCTGGAATTCTGTGGTGTGGAAGCGATGTCCGAAAAACCCATCGATGGCAAAAGCCTGGTGCCGCTGTTGACGAATGAGTCAAATGAAAATTGGCCCGCGCGAACGCTGTTTGTTGATCGTCTGTTTCGTAATTCGATTCCGGGTGCGGAATTGCCCTTTGGCTCGGTGCGAACGGATCGCTGGCGGGCTGCCTTTTTCAGAAATAAATGGAGTCTGTATGATATGCAGACCGATCCGGGACAGAAAAACAATGTTGCCAAAGCCAATCCCCGGGTTCTTAAAGAATTGAAAGCTGCCTACCAAACCTGGTTTAACGATGTCTCCGCAGCCGGCTTCGAGCCGATTCCGATTCCTGTGGGCCATCCGAAAGAAAAACGGAGCGAGTTGCCCGCCAATGAATCATTCCTGTCGCCGGAAGTCGGAGAGGGCATCACTTACAGCGGCAAAGGCAACAACGGCTATGCCAACAGCTGGCTGGAAGACTGGACCGATCCCGCTGCGTCTGCGATCTGGCATCTGGATGTGTTGAAACCTGGGAAATATACCGTCACACTGAAGTATACGTGTGCCAAACCTGACGTCGGATGTGAAGTGAAAGTCTCTACTGGCAACCAAAGTCTGACCGCCACCATTTCTCAGCCACATGATCCGCCGAAGATTGGCAACCAGGATCGCGTGGAACAATCAGACAACTATATGCGCAAGGACTGGTCGACAATCAAACTCGGAACGCTGGATCTGAAAAAAGGGTGCTCTGACCTGAAGCTGACGGGCGTCAAGAAAACCGGCAACGAATTGATCGACGTTAAGGGGATTGAACTGACGCGGGAGTAA
- a CDS encoding uroporphyrinogen-III synthase, with product MTDTLLRVCSFESRKSDAMRALIERNQGQPTLVHSMDEIPLEDNEQVKAFCEKLFQNEIDVMVFMTGVGATALLDAVELYFPREQFLAALKKIIVTVRGPKPTVVLRNWEVPIHYTAPEPNTWHELISVWDDENFSVTGKHIAVQEYGKPVQEFYDELRKRGAQVLPVTVYRWALPADTSGLRDAVHATIQNEFDVLMFTSAQQITHVLQIADEENAKDEWLQAAAKTMIASVGPACSEALQQVGLPVDFESSPPKMGPLVKDALAAAPEILAKKR from the coding sequence ATGACTGATACCCTGTTACGTGTCTGCAGTTTTGAAAGCCGTAAAAGTGATGCCATGCGGGCGCTGATTGAACGAAATCAGGGGCAGCCGACACTCGTCCATTCCATGGATGAAATTCCGCTGGAAGATAACGAGCAGGTCAAGGCGTTCTGCGAAAAACTGTTTCAAAATGAAATCGATGTGATGGTCTTTATGACGGGCGTCGGTGCGACCGCGTTACTGGATGCGGTAGAACTGTATTTCCCGCGGGAACAGTTTCTCGCTGCCCTCAAAAAAATCATCGTCACGGTCCGCGGGCCGAAACCGACGGTCGTCCTGCGCAACTGGGAAGTCCCCATTCATTACACTGCGCCCGAGCCGAACACCTGGCATGAACTCATTTCCGTGTGGGATGACGAAAACTTTTCGGTGACAGGCAAACACATCGCTGTTCAGGAATATGGAAAACCCGTACAGGAATTCTACGACGAACTTCGCAAACGCGGGGCACAGGTTCTGCCTGTCACCGTGTATCGCTGGGCACTGCCAGCGGATACCAGTGGTTTAAGAGACGCGGTCCACGCGACCATTCAAAATGAATTTGACGTGCTGATGTTTACCAGCGCCCAGCAGATCACGCACGTCCTGCAGATCGCGGACGAAGAGAACGCCAAAGACGAATGGCTGCAGGCGGCTGCCAAAACGATGATTGCCTCGGTTGGTCCTGCCTGTTCGGAAGCACTGCAGCAAGTCGGGCTTCCCGTCGATTTTGAATCGAGTCCTCCTAAAATGGGGCCCCTTGTCAAAGATGCCCTTGCAGCAGCACCGGAAATTCTCGCGAAGAAACGTTAA
- a CDS encoding DUF1444 family protein, whose protein sequence is MSELHFDQWANYTGPANWYSLSYPSNWIKDEKEGILQLSPPDGNATLTISCHWKSELPQFNSESNLEVDFDQLFVKHRNIQSRGPLAIEHESIGYSGEAVIQKNRSWWKALLASLPGFPQNWHYWNLWLIKERSIQMVVTFFYDPEQHEDYFEAVQLILHSIQLSLNPANPPDLFADEVLELAQQKFPLITSQILPGFRLKFGESEMNLTNFYRAYLTTPDNFQKQITTALVTILQINEWGDAQTEPELSQIQDRIMPILLSRESWENNFPNFIGQPWIANLAILYVVDESNAYWYIHEKLLRKWNIDQEQLHQIALDNLDRYFDHNQIELICMSKEEGPNMIIQSRPDAYNASQVLSPSFHQQARRFLGSEFLAGVPNRDFLLAISLSESHVIEKIQHNIASDYLTMDHPLTDQLLVVTADGVSEYCGVS, encoded by the coding sequence TTGTCTGAATTGCATTTTGATCAATGGGCCAACTACACCGGGCCAGCGAATTGGTATTCACTCTCCTATCCATCGAATTGGATCAAGGATGAAAAAGAGGGGATTCTTCAGCTTAGCCCCCCTGATGGAAATGCCACGCTCACGATCAGCTGCCACTGGAAATCAGAGCTGCCACAATTCAATTCCGAGTCGAATCTGGAAGTCGATTTTGACCAGTTGTTTGTCAAACATCGCAATATTCAGAGCCGCGGCCCTCTTGCCATTGAACATGAATCGATTGGCTATTCAGGGGAAGCCGTCATTCAAAAAAACAGGTCCTGGTGGAAAGCGTTACTTGCATCTCTCCCCGGTTTCCCCCAAAACTGGCACTATTGGAACTTGTGGTTGATCAAAGAACGATCCATCCAGATGGTCGTGACTTTTTTCTATGATCCCGAACAGCATGAGGATTATTTTGAAGCCGTCCAGCTCATTCTGCACTCGATCCAGCTCTCGCTGAATCCGGCGAATCCACCAGATCTGTTTGCAGATGAAGTGCTGGAACTGGCGCAGCAGAAATTCCCCTTGATTACGTCGCAGATTCTCCCCGGATTTCGGTTAAAATTTGGTGAATCTGAGATGAACCTGACCAATTTTTACCGGGCCTATCTGACAACACCCGACAACTTTCAGAAACAGATCACGACAGCGCTGGTCACCATCTTGCAGATTAATGAATGGGGTGATGCCCAGACGGAGCCGGAATTATCGCAGATTCAAGACCGCATCATGCCGATTCTGTTATCACGCGAGTCGTGGGAAAATAATTTTCCCAACTTTATAGGGCAACCCTGGATTGCCAATTTGGCGATCCTGTATGTGGTCGACGAATCGAACGCATATTGGTATATTCATGAGAAGCTGCTCAGAAAATGGAACATCGATCAAGAACAGCTCCATCAGATTGCACTGGATAATCTGGACCGCTATTTTGATCACAATCAAATTGAGTTGATCTGCATGTCGAAGGAAGAGGGCCCGAATATGATTATTCAGAGCAGGCCGGACGCCTATAACGCGTCGCAGGTTCTGAGCCCTTCTTTCCATCAGCAGGCCCGCAGATTTCTGGGAAGCGAATTTCTGGCCGGAGTTCCGAACCGCGATTTTCTGCTTGCCATCAGTTTAAGTGAGTCCCATGTGATCGAAAAAATCCAGCACAATATCGCCAGTGACTATTTAACCATGGACCACCCGCTGACAGATCAATTACTTGTTGTGACCGCAGATGGCGTGAGTGAATATTGTGGTGTGAGCTGA
- a CDS encoding MBL fold metallo-hydrolase, with the protein MQQESNLFSQRSGEFITLGTGTSVGIPIIGCDCDVCTSPNPKNQRGRTSVYVGAPEGGFLIDTPPELRLQLLREHIPWVHAVLYTHSHADHIFGLDDVRISGYRLEKPIMLHCEEIVEEQIRRSFNYAFEDPKHNQHHMARPRLDFSRVNLEAFELLGLRIQPIRLMHGTLPILGYRINNIAFCTDVSEIPPESWQHLEGLDYLIIDALRIKPHPTHFNLEQSLEVVERVKPKRAYFTHISHSLEHEEINASLPDHIELAFDGLSLPLN; encoded by the coding sequence ATGCAACAGGAATCGAATCTATTCTCACAACGGTCCGGTGAATTTATCACACTGGGAACCGGAACCAGCGTCGGCATACCGATCATCGGATGCGATTGTGACGTCTGCACCTCTCCCAACCCCAAAAATCAGCGTGGCCGCACTTCGGTCTATGTCGGCGCTCCTGAAGGGGGGTTCTTAATCGACACGCCCCCTGAACTCCGACTTCAGTTGCTGCGGGAACACATCCCCTGGGTGCACGCTGTGCTTTATACTCATAGTCATGCAGACCATATCTTTGGCCTGGACGATGTACGGATCAGCGGCTATCGATTAGAAAAACCGATCATGCTGCACTGCGAGGAAATTGTCGAAGAACAAATCCGCCGCTCATTTAACTACGCATTTGAAGATCCCAAACATAACCAGCATCACATGGCACGTCCGCGGCTTGACTTTAGCAGGGTGAATCTGGAAGCATTTGAATTACTCGGACTGCGAATTCAACCCATTCGACTGATGCACGGCACGCTTCCTATTTTGGGATACCGCATCAACAATATCGCGTTTTGCACCGATGTCAGCGAGATTCCTCCTGAAAGCTGGCAGCATCTGGAAGGTCTCGATTACCTGATCATCGACGCGCTGCGGATAAAACCGCATCCCACGCATTTTAATCTGGAACAGAGCCTGGAAGTCGTAGAACGCGTCAAACCGAAGCGAGCGTATTTCACGCACATTTCGCATTCACTGGAACATGAAGAAATCAACGCCAGCTTGCCGGACCATATCGAACTGGCATTTGACGGACTCTCGCTACCGTTGAACTAG
- the hemG gene encoding protoporphyrinogen oxidase yields MSSTATKRIAVIGGGITGLSAAHRLFELADAQQQSIEVTLFESQPETGGWIGTIEQQDYLIDTGADMFITNKPAAIELCQRLGLDDQLISTNTQYRGALILNNGKPVPVPLGFELMTPSRIGPMLKTPLLSLRGKLRMGLEYFLPRRHSVTGLDQDDESLAHFVKRRFGAEALSRLIQPLVAGIYTSDPEKLSLRATLPRFLDMERDHRSLIKAIRKQKRAAKSADATGARYGLFAAFRGGMQTLTRTLAERVSERGTIHFSQPVTKISPVKAGGYAVTSEADGGSQTQHFDSVLIATATHYAAGMTAGFAPELSKLLSQIEYASTAILVNIFKLSDIKHPLNAFGLVIPAAEQRKIFAVAFASRKFPGRAPEGCVQLRTFVGGAMQAELLKHTDEELENIVQSELADILGVTGKPLFSKLLRHNQSMPQYHMGHLQLVEQIEQQADQYPGLELAGNAYRGVGIPDSIHSAEQAAERLIVTLFTPASVQSP; encoded by the coding sequence ATGAGTTCAACAGCAACAAAACGGATCGCCGTCATCGGCGGCGGGATTACCGGCCTCTCAGCCGCACACCGTCTGTTCGAGCTGGCAGACGCACAGCAGCAATCAATCGAAGTCACCCTGTTTGAATCGCAGCCGGAAACGGGCGGTTGGATTGGCACCATCGAGCAACAGGATTATCTGATCGATACCGGTGCCGACATGTTTATCACGAATAAGCCGGCGGCGATTGAGCTCTGCCAGCGACTGGGGCTCGACGATCAGCTCATCTCCACCAACACCCAATATCGGGGCGCTTTGATACTTAACAATGGCAAGCCTGTTCCGGTGCCGCTCGGCTTCGAACTCATGACACCGTCCCGCATTGGTCCCATGCTCAAGACGCCTCTGCTCAGTCTCCGGGGAAAGTTACGCATGGGGCTCGAATATTTTCTTCCCCGCCGACATAGTGTGACGGGATTGGATCAGGATGACGAAAGTCTGGCACATTTCGTCAAACGCCGTTTTGGTGCAGAAGCTTTGAGTCGTCTCATTCAGCCATTGGTCGCCGGTATTTATACGTCCGATCCCGAAAAGTTGAGTCTGCGCGCGACGCTGCCACGTTTTCTGGATATGGAACGGGATCACCGCAGCCTGATCAAAGCGATCCGCAAACAGAAACGGGCCGCCAAATCAGCCGACGCGACTGGCGCGCGGTATGGTCTCTTCGCTGCATTCCGGGGAGGCATGCAAACGCTGACACGCACGCTCGCCGAACGGGTTTCCGAACGTGGCACAATTCATTTCAGCCAGCCGGTCACAAAAATCAGCCCCGTTAAAGCAGGCGGTTATGCTGTGACCTCGGAAGCGGACGGCGGCTCACAAACACAACACTTCGATTCTGTGCTCATCGCGACAGCAACACACTATGCAGCCGGCATGACCGCCGGTTTCGCACCTGAGCTTTCAAAACTGCTGTCGCAAATCGAATACGCGTCGACGGCAATTCTGGTCAACATTTTCAAACTTTCCGACATCAAACATCCACTGAATGCGTTTGGCCTGGTGATCCCGGCTGCCGAACAACGCAAGATCTTTGCCGTCGCCTTTGCGAGTCGAAAATTCCCTGGTCGGGCACCCGAAGGATGTGTGCAGTTACGAACGTTTGTCGGCGGCGCGATGCAGGCCGAACTGCTCAAGCATACCGATGAAGAACTCGAAAACATTGTTCAGAGTGAGCTGGCCGACATTCTGGGGGTGACGGGCAAACCACTGTTCTCCAAACTGCTGCGGCACAATCAGTCGATGCCGCAGTATCATATGGGGCATCTGCAACTGGTCGAACAGATCGAACAACAGGCCGACCAATATCCCGGACTGGAACTGGCGGGCAACGCTTATCGCGGCGTCGGCATTCCCGATTCGATTCACAGTGCCGAACAGGCGGCGGAACGCCTGATCGTGACGCTGTTTACTCCCGCGTCAGTTCAATCCCCTTAA